A genomic region of Plasmodium malariae genome assembly, chromosome: 14 contains the following coding sequences:
- the PmUG01_14048000 gene encoding conserved Plasmodium protein, unknown function, with product MSESVEQIFDDFISDFYNKNENSRDGDTSEKKNANLIKNSENKLIDDNILLNTLGEKNFFKYTEYSLSSLYISDENIPIDEDANFQKLINIITKASDVNNKFKWVDYYFKFDLKEESNILSPRSQNKDFLFREYLEPNHLKNISLLRKYEQGAILKSSEKNKVDIKIVSEYIVHSSYKKVITSFDYNLSHKIFAQAHIFHNKYGNSNHIVILVLRHYKDANFLIPLYQDRVLVQVKSYSNDNKYSEITQKNLLQYAEIFKPFISLRKVDYNFVEQIKEKITFAF from the coding sequence TGATACTAGTGAAAAAAAGAACgcaaatttaataaaaaatagtgaaaACAAACTAATtgatgataatatattattaaatactCTGGGggaaaagaatttttttaaatataccgAATATTCGTTAAGTAGCTTATACATATCTGATGAAAATATACCTATTGATGAAGATgcaaattttcaaaaattaataaatattattacgaAAGCATCAGATGTTaacaataaatttaaatgggtggattattattttaaatttgatttaaaagaagaatCGAATATATTATCACCACGGTCACAAAATAAAGATTTTCTCTTTAGAGAATATTTAGAACcaaatcatttaaaaaacatatcattattaagaaaatatgaacaaggTGCCATCTTAAAATCatctgaaaaaaataaagtagaCATTAAAATTGTTTCGGAATACATCGTTCATAGTAGTTATAAAAAGGTAATTACATCGTTTGATTACAATTTGAGTCATAAAATTTTCGCACAAGctcatatatttcataataaatatggaaATAGTAATCACATCGTTATCTTGGTTTTAAGGCATTACAAGgatgcaaattttttaattcctttATATCAAGATAGAGTTCTTGTTCAAGTGAAATCCTATtctaatgataataaatattcagaAATAACTCAAAAAAATCTTTTACAATACGCAGAAATTTTTAAGCCTTTTATTTCTCTCAGAAAGGTTGACTACAACTTTGTGGAGCAAATCAAAGAGAAAATAACCTttgcattttaa
- the PmUG01_14048100 gene encoding conserved Plasmodium protein, unknown function — protein MKYKREELSKKDIVIKTNETKSLSMYEEADDFSNSTLSDVDNSYKFWYNIEDGGISEICKEFESSENESEEKVGVEKFDSHKSCNSTEVNTLPMEVDTMIEDNSILEIETEKPILFNNKKV, from the exons ATGAAATACAAAAGAGAGGAGTTATCGAAAAAAGatattgttataaaaacaaatgaaaCTAAGAGTCTTTCTATGTATGAAGAAGCTGACGATTTTTCTAATTCTACATTGTCTGACGTTGATAATTCGTATAAGTTCTGGTATAATATAGAAGACGG aGGTATATCGGAAATATGTAAAGAATTCGAAAGTTCCGAGAATGAGAGTGAAGAAAAAGTTGGAGTAGAAAAATTCGATTCTCATAAATCGTGCAACAGCACTGAGGTCAATACTTTACCAATGGAGGTTGATACAATGATAGAAGATAATAGCATTCTAGAAATAGAAACAGAGAAgcctattttatttaataataaaaaagtatga